The Ziziphus jujuba cultivar Dongzao chromosome 1, ASM3175591v1 genome segment ttacctttcaaatattaattatattatatttaatatattaaaaaacgtGCAAAACTCTAATTTTTACCCCAAGGCCCTCTCATCTTTTTCTCACTTTCACAcacacatttatatttttaaattcattttacttataatatatatatatatatacatttttaaaattttctttttcatttaaattcatCTTACTTTTAATTAGTTTCATCCctcatttatacatatttagtgttcatttttcatttatacacaaaattgtttataaatataaaaatatttaatagaattaattgatatgaaaaataaatgtaattagaACAAAAACAATGTTAttctaatttctatttcaatAAGAGAGGAGAGTTGAGCTGCATTTTTTTTagttacacttttttttttaattttaatcagacttatttttaatttaacttattataaaattttaacaaaatcaaaatttaatttttttcctttgagtttaaaaaatatttaacttttttaatatatgtttgtaaacagatttattatgaaattgtcaaattatttttgccaaatcatttttatccaaaaaattcgAGATAAAAAGTTAGCTcttcttaatttaataaattttctaataacTCGActgcaaatttttaattttctattagcTCTACTTAAAATGGTTATTTAAGTTATTAGTAacaaaaatttaacatttttttcatATGCTTTCCACAATTTATAGGCTATTCATGGGAATAAATGGCTATTTATACTATGCTATTTTGTATAAGTATCATATAATATTTAGTGTTGCattgtaatatattattttttctgtatAGTTTTACATATtgtaatattatctttttttattgtttgtatTTATAGTAATAAAtagtgatatattaaaatacaaacaaaaataaaataatgattcgtaatcatattataattatatttttattttcattttgttaatttttaattattaatatttacttttttcgttaatattgttgttattagtaataattattattataatttcctattaaaacaaaaaaaaaattattatactattattatttgattatttaattttttatattattcaataattatgtgctattaataaaatttctaatgttattgattattatttgctatttgtatgttttacaaattattattattgttattattattattattattgcaaagtagttttaaaaaactattatataaaaatataaaagaatttttattcataaaaatatacattttttatttctttttaattttatattagttattataatttaaaattttaatttattaataacttaattttatttaaaatttatctatgaaaaatgtaaaggaaattgatttatgtttaGAAGTTAAAAAGggtaattgttttatttacagTACCatataagagagaaaaaaataatttgatagataaatttcACTTGTAAACATgctcaagtgtaatttttaaaatttaaaatattaaatatgaattatGACAAACTTAAGCATGTAGAATTTTCACCAATAAAAACTATGCATTatcatgatttttaaattttcataataccCTTATTAAATGTTTTTCACTCTGAGTTTTGAATTTCAACGGCTCGTTAAACATAGACGAAATGAGTAGTTTTGATGCTTAAGTATTcctatttgtatttatatattacagtaaaattttagataatttgtaaattagataaattgtataatttgtaaattagataaattgtacaaaataaataaataaataaataagaagaaagaaaggctCCCAACTTTTCCAAccaaaactatttttattctCAGAATCAATtgtaatttaacatatattgaagtttaaaatcttaaaaaatttatgttcaAATATCATTACTCATGTTACCAAATGGAAGGGAATGTTATATATTAGTTTGTACCAGCCAAAAGCCAAACCCCACTCGGAAGCCACAGCCATTGACAAACTCCACCTTTCTCTCCTCTGGAAACCCCTGCCTCGTCTTTTTTCTTCCACGTCGTGCCCCGCAGAGTCTCTTTCCACGGTCAAGAAGAAACATAAGCAAGAGGGTTTCTACAAGAAAAGCAATTGAAACCGTCTTAGAAATCAAAAGACCAAAAGAGGTCCGGTGACCGCCCCCAGCAGGTCGCCGTTGTTCCTCCCGGCACCGATATGATCTACTGGTTTGTCATTAGTGCATTTTTAACCAATACGTTACCAGCCGAttgttctttatatatatatatatgtatattagaaCTTGGGGATTTAAACTCTACACTGTCCTGCTTTAAATaactcaaaaaaacaaaacaaaaaaaaaaaaggcaaacgATTATATAGTGAAAACGGTAGGTTTTTAATGGAAATAATTCTTATATcaagttaaataaaaatacaataataatttattttgatataactAGAATCATCAGCTCAAGTACGTCTTGTTGTACATGGAACTGGACTGCCATTTCAGTTGACTGAACTAAAAGGAGACAAGGCAAAAACATATTGGAAGCACAAGATGAAATGAAACATCAATTAATGGGAATTACATTACATGGTAAACTCTGTTTCACGAACTGCATGCCTTGTGCCTTTTCTATGGCTGATTACACGAAGCTTAGGTAATTTCACATGATAAATATCCTACACCAGATAAAAATCAGAAATACAAGTTTATATCAAATCAAAGGTGCTTCCTCAGAAGTATAATTTTCTCTTAAGTGAGAAGAGatggaagagaaagagagaaaatataACATGGGATTAAGATAGAGACTTTAGCATTTCTCATTCATTTCGCAGCTTACTCGTGTATCCAAAACTTACAGAGAGGCTGGAGGACATCCTTAACATTGGGATGGTCCCACTCTAGTGATTCCCACCACTGTTTGTGTACATCAATGCTTTGAAGAGAAGGAGGACATGGTTCATTGTCAACAAATGGGATCCTCTTCAGCTTTGGACATTTCCATATTGAAATTTCTTGCAGAGAATCAGCAACCATCACTTTTCCAATGCTGCAAAAGCTCTTTAGCTCCGGTAAGCCCCACAGTTTCAAAAACTTCAATTTAGGGAGAGTGATTTTGATGATATCAGTTCCTCCTGCGTCTTGATCTAATGTTGCTGAAATTATTTCCTCCATCTGCTCACAACTCTGAATATCAATTTTTTCCAGGTTCTGAAGGTGCGGTAACCATTCAAGCATGAACAATTCCTTTACTTTTGGACAAGAATCAATTGCAATTTGTTGAAGAGATGAAAAATTAGCAGGTGGGAGTAGTATTAAAGATGATGCACCTCTTTCTCTACTTATCAGTCCCTGTAAGTTACATAATCCGTTCAACTCCAACGTTTCAAGGCTTTGAAGAgaaccattgcaagaagaagaagaagaaagcacaTACTCCATTCCATCACACTCTGCAATATAACATTTCCTCAATTTGGTTACATTGTTCAATGATGCAAGATTACATAAACTCTTTACAATGTGGCACTCGAGAATTTGTAAGACCTCAACATCATTCGGGAGCAAATACAGGTACTCTCCCAGCATGCCTTCACTTGAGGTGCATTTTGTCAAAAGTACAGTTTTACGTGGATGATAAGGGTATATTGCCTCCTCTAGAAATCCGTGGAATCCCACTTGAAGTATATAATTAGTGAGTTTTCTCACCATAGCTCTTACAAAGGTATTAAAGTGATTGATGTCATATAATCTCCCTATAAAAGTCTCTAGCTTTCTCAAGCTTGCTAATTCCTCTCCTCTCAGTTTCATTGTCTCAGAGGCATTAAGACGAAATACGAGAAACTGGAGATGGGAGAGCTTAGGCAAAATGCCATCAGGTAACATTTGTATGTTCCTTGTGTCAAGGTTGAGGTATTTTAAATTACTCAACATTTCCATACCTTCGGGTACTTCAGTTATACCTGCATTTGACAAGTCCAGCCTTCTTAAGGCTTTTAGATTTGCTAAAGATGGCACATACTTCAATTTCTCACATCTTCTAAGCAATAAAGCAGTGAGACTCACCAAGTCAGAGATCGATTCTGGTAGATTTTTTATGGAGGTATAGGATAGATCTAGAACACTTAGGCATTTCATATGCGTAAAAAAACAATCTGAAATGCTCATAAGTATGTTATAATTTAGCCTCAAAGTTAAAAGTTCAGGACATTTTGGCGATGCATCAGAAGGAATATCCAATATATTATTGCGCATCAAAGAAGCCCTTACAATATCCTCTGTCCAATTTTCTTCCTCTGGTATTTCTTTCAATCCTGCACCAGCTTCTATCAAGAATCTAGGGCTATAACTTGTAAGTTGTAGTGCCATGTCTCTAACTAAATCATGCATCTTCACATGCTTTGTCTTGTCATAATCCATTGAACCCTCTAACAAGCAACAATTTTCAAGTCTATTCAGCATAGAATGGCCTTTTTCAAATGCTTCTTGCCTACTCTTCATTCCCTCGATTATTCCTTCATCAATCAAGTATTCTATCAAATCATTTCTATCAATTTCGTAGTCTTCAGGGTACAAAGCACAATATAACAGACAATCTTGAAGTCTCTTATCCTTCAGACGATTGTAACTGAACTCCAACTTCTCAAATATTGGTCCCATCATATTAGGCCCCCTTCTAGTTGCCTTCAGTTCTGCTAATGCACTTTTCCACTCAAATTCATCAATGGTGCCTTTTAGACTTCCTGCTACTGTTACAATTGCAAGAGGTAAACAACCacattcttcaacaatttcATTCATAATTGTTTTCAAACTTGTGTGTAAAACATCTTGGCCAACTACATCCAAGAACAAGATTTGTGCCTCCTCTTTTTTTAGAAGCTCCATTTGGATACCTATGCAACTCATGCCACGGCAAACATCAAGAGACCTAGTCGTCAACACTAATTTGCATCCATTTTCCAAGGTAGGTTCAGGAATTCCTACATCTTCAAGACGATACACTTCCCACAGATCGTCAAGAATGAGTACGGTTCTCTTCTTtctgctcaacatggcatataACTTTGCTGCCCTTGTTGTTTCATCttcatattttgaaatatttaaccCCAACTTGCATGTGATTGCATCTTGTAACTTGGTAACATTGGAAGCCTTTGACACAGTCACCCAAATTACACTCTCAAACTTATCTTGATTTTCTAGAAGGCGATTGTTGATGTGTTTTAAGGCAGTCGTTTTGCCAATTCCACCCATGCCATAAACTCCAACTTTTCTAACTTCATCATTTTCCAAGCATGCCCAGATTTCTTCCAATTTTCTTTTGGATGTGTTTTCTCCTCCTAATGTTGTTGTAGGCAATATGTCTCCAAATAGTGGGTTTTCTTCAACCAAACCATCGAAGAAAACACCTCTTTGGTAAATTTGCTCCACCTCTTTTATCTTCTTGAAAACAACTCCTCCAAGGCGTGAACGAGAGAAGTATTTCCCTTTCCCGACCTCTTCTTGTAGAATTTTTATTTCACTGTTAATCTGTTCTACCTTTCCAAGCCAAAGTTCAACTTCCTTCTTCAGTTTCCTTCCAGGAAGAAGCTCTACCCTTATTCTAGCTTCTGTGTCTTCTTTTCGACTATTTAATTCCTCCCTTTTTTCATGGAGAATTTTCATATATCTATTGATACCTCTGTGATATTTGCAACATTTACCGATTGGAGTTAATATCTGCTttacaagttcaacaaatattgaaCCAACAATCTCCATTGATTATCCTACAAAATACCCATATAATATGCGCATCATTAACTCCAACAATTTATGATCAAAATATAATGCGAGCTCTATTACATGTAAAACTAAAACCTCaattaagttaaaaataaatcatgAAACAGGGAAAAAAGAAACCATGTCTGAAAAATTGCGTATGTAAAAGACTAGATATCTAATTAGAATtaaccccatttttttttttttaaatactaagTAGCTTTGTTTTCTGATATACCAAAACTAAGTTGCTTATAACCGGTATGAATTTGAGCCCCTATTTTCAGATTTTAGACATGATATATACAAATAGTATACCGCCTAATTACCTTATGCCTTCTATGAGggagaaagaaaattatattggaTAAAGCAATTGGCTCCCACTAGATCCAAAAGAATAACACCCTATTGCAAATGAATAACAATTGAAGGAagtctatttttctttttttctttttctttttttttttccttttttttatttttcttataaagaGACGTACTTAAAACCCTTATCACAGACAATTAAAAGGAGAGGATggcataaataaatgaaaattttagaaataaaaaaaataaaaaataaaaaaaggcctCCTCCCAAAAGACCAATAGAGTCTATTGTACCCAAATGTGGACAGCCTATATGAACATTCTATCAACCCAAGAGCTAACAAACAATGGCCAAACCTCCCAATACAATTCTAACACTACCATAAACGAAGGTCTTAGAAAAGAAGTCTAATAAGTgggaaaaagaagataaaaatataaatatcaatcaGAGAAAAGCAAGTGGGAATCAATTGAAATAACAAATTAAGAAGCGAAAAAGGGCTTTATGAAGGAAATAAAGGAAGAATACCTGGTCGATATCACACTTACAGACCGGAAATTCTTCAATTGCTAAGTAGAAATGTAGCAGAGCCAAGTGATGAAACTCGTTTTATCAGAAGGTTGTCCGATGCAAAAGAACCAATAAGCAAAGTGAAAGGAAACCTTAGATGCAAGCCAACGTTTACCAAATCAAAATGGATCTTGAGAATGTAAAGGACAGACGGCTAGAAGAGTAGATTTTTAttactagatatatatatatatatatattttttttttttttccttctagcAAACCATCAACAAACAAGCTCTTTTCAGACTTTGAAAATCGATATGTCTGAATGATTCAAAGACTTAAACACTCTCGACTCTATAGAAAGAATCACATCTTCTTTCATTAATTGTCCTCTCTCCTTCAATGGCTTTTCGAGAATTGAAATACCTTCCTTCATGAATTGTACAATTattaaaagttcaaaaaataaaaatttggatgaaaatattgaaaattttaaatatcgataaaaataaaataaaaaataaaaaggataaaatttatttaataaaataaaaaattttattaaaattttaatattaatttatttaattaattattaaatttattataaaattataaaaatattaaataaatattatattatttttaatttaatttataaataaccataacaattataaataaattattattaataaaaatataaaaaataaaatatatattaataaaattatttattaattaaaataaaataattgttataattatattatattttataaataccaTTTTAATAGTTatagaatttttaattaattaaaaaattattaattttttttattttaaaatataaaatataaaaaatagttattaaaaattaattttttaataatttttcatataattattaatatatcaattataaaaattttatattaaatataattattttttatgtttagtataatatattttatttttttaatttttatttgtttaatgttattaatttaaatgctatacatattaattctatataataatttatttttatattattattttatatttttatataatcaattattaacctATAATTATGGgttctaataaatttattttatataaaatatataataaatatgcatttatatatatattatcaattaataatatttattaaaattatttaatttagtttattcaattttatttatattattagatacaaattaaaaaaattattactaaaattaatttaataaaataatttattaaatatcaataatatttttaaatttttttataaaaaatattataaatattttcaaaatttgtataaaaatttaaaaaatttacataaaaattttgatataaaaatatcataaatatttttcaaatttgtataaaaattttagaaatttacataaaattttatatatattataaattttttaaccaaattattaaaaattttatgtgaatattttgacaaaaatttttataaaaattttgataaaatttcaaaattttttatagatattataaaaattttatccgtTGCCATCTACAATCTAAATTTTCTCTctaccttttaaaaaaatagatatttcaaaaaaatttcaaaaaaaatttcgatATTCAAAACATTGGTCTCTCCTTCAATGGCTTTTCATGAATTGAAATACCCTTAGACTCTGTCCTGCCAGCTCTGACTCTCGTTTCTCTGTTGTTTTCATCCCTGTTCTTACTCGTTTCTTTCTAACTTACTCGAGATACAACAAGTGCAAAACTTAACTCATTCACATCATATTTcataatagaaaatttaaaaaatgcattttagattCTTACAAATAATAAACTTGTTTTTGTGTCTGATATTATTTTACCAAGCGTAACCCCGTTAAATAATAACACAAAGGATTGAAGATGCACGAAGAAATTAAATACTTAACACTCAAGCAGTCATCCATTAAAGTTGAGATCGGATTTACATATGAACGCAAAAACttcaattacaaataaaaaacatttgcAAAAGAAAACGGATATTTGATAATCTATCTTACATATATTGTATCACTAGTACATTCCAGTGCCAAGATCATCAAAgcataaataaaagcaaaatatagTTGCAAGATTACAACCTCCTCCCACTGTCAGCGACTGTTAAAGAAGCGCACCAGAATACGTGTCAGCATGCAGAGAAGTACAATTTCTTGCGTAGAAGATTCGAACCTTTTTTGTCTCCATGCTTTAATCCATGATTTGATAGTCTGCAATGCAAttgattaaacaaattaaaagatgtaTAGGAAAATGTTCCACAAAAGTAGCAAGGATGTCAAAATAGTATGATTTGTAGAATGAAATTAACATTTTCTTCCATAAATAAGCAGTTCAAGAAAACAGATTTCAATAGATCTCCTGCATTCGACATTGTCGCACCATCAGGTTGGCAGTCAGTACAAACGGATAACCTCAAAACATGAGGTTCCAAAAATTTGTACAATTAGAAAATCATGACTTGTTGCAGTACCAAGTAAAGTTGAATCAAGTTTTGCATAGCTGACACAGTGATGTTCTTGAGATTGGGCCGTTTTGACTAAAAGCAAACTATCAAAGATTCTAAAGTGAATGGTACAAAATAGCTATCAAAAAAACATCTTAATTTCTCATGCTTCGGAAAGAGAATGTATTGTAATAGATTACACCACAAATAATGGCTATCAAAATATTGGAAGTAATAAATTACCAAAAGATGGATGAAGAAAAATGCATTTGAGCATAGTCATGCAAATCATGCCAATATAAGAAGATAAAAGCAAACATAATTCAGGTCAAAGTGCAATAATGGTAATATCTTATTCAACAATATAACCTCAATTGAACTGACCACTGTCTAGATAGTTGGTTCAAAGAGACAGCCCAGCAAAAAGCAATTCCAATTCCTTATCCTGTGATGTAGTCCTCTGGCACAAAAAGAACATTAGCAATGgcaaaaaaatagcaaatgCTAAATAATATCCATGCATCTTTTAACTCTTAAGAAAATTAGTATTCAAGTGTCACTTATTACATAAATGCTTatgaagataaataaaaaaataagataaatgcAAATTCAACTTTTGTACCTGAAGAGACATAAGTGACAGAACTTTATTGATAACCCGCAGCCGATGAGAAGCATAACTGCTGTTTGCAGGAAGTTGATTCATTCTCTTCATTTCCTCATGCAAGGCAGCCTTCTTCTCTTCATTCCCCATTACCCTCCACCCATCTTTAGATTGAGTACTACCTTCACTCACCATAGTCATGTGAAAGGTACCGCTGCCTTTAGAATCATTCAGGGAAGCCATAATTCCCAGTATACCTGACCAAACAAAAATGGAAACAATTTGTTGCAGAAACCGTCTTCCATTCTTTGGATGAAGACTTAAATTGGGACAACACCATAAACCACATTTATTACTTCATAACATAAGACTGCATTTGGAA includes the following:
- the LOC107430202 gene encoding probable disease resistance protein At4g27220 isoform X1; this encodes MEIVGSIFVELVKQILTPIGKCCKYHRGINRYMKILHEKREELNSRKEDTEARIRVELLPGRKLKKEVELWLGKVEQINSEIKILQEEVGKGKYFSRSRLGGVVFKKIKEVEQIYQRGVFFDGLVEENPLFGDILPTTTLGGENTSKRKLEEIWACLENDEVRKVGVYGMGGIGKTTALKHINNRLLENQDKFESVIWVTVSKASNVTKLQDAITCKLGLNISKYEDETTRAAKLYAMLSRKKRTVLILDDLWEVYRLEDVGIPEPTLENGCKLVLTTRSLDVCRGMSCIGIQMELLKKEEAQILFLDVVGQDVLHTSLKTIMNEIVEECGCLPLAIVTVAGSLKGTIDEFEWKSALAELKATRRGPNMMGPIFEKLEFSYNRLKDKRLQDCLLYCALYPEDYEIDRNDLIEYLIDEGIIEGMKSRQEAFEKGHSMLNRLENCCLLEGSMDYDKTKHVKMHDLVRDMALQLTSYSPRFLIEAGAGLKEIPEEENWTEDIVRASLMRNNILDIPSDASPKCPELLTLRLNYNILMSISDCFFTHMKCLSVLDLSYTSIKNLPESISDLVSLTALLLRRCEKLKYVPSLANLKALRRLDLSNAGITEVPEGMEMLSNLKYLNLDTRNIQMLPDGILPKLSHLQFLVFRLNASETMKLRGEELASLRKLETFIGRLYDINHFNTFVRAMVRKLTNYILQVGFHGFLEEAIYPYHPRKTVLLTKCTSSEGMLGEYLYLLPNDVEVLQILECHIVKSLCNLASLNNVTKLRKCYIAECDGMEYVLSSSSSCNGSLQSLETLELNGLCNLQGLISRERGASSLILLPPANFSSLQQIAIDSCPKVKELFMLEWLPHLQNLEKIDIQSCEQMEEIISATLDQDAGGTDIIKITLPKLKFLKLWGLPELKSFCSIGKVMVADSLQEISIWKCPKLKRIPFVDNEPCPPSLQSIDVHKQWWESLEWDHPNVKDVLQPLCKFWIHE
- the LOC107430202 gene encoding disease resistance protein At4g27190 isoform X3, which codes for MKILHEKREELNSRKEDTEARIRVELLPGRKLKKEVELWLGKVEQINSEIKILQEEVGKGKYFSRSRLGGVVFKKIKEVEQIYQRGVFFDGLVEENPLFGDILPTTTLGGENTSKRKLEEIWACLENDEVRKVGVYGMGGIGKTTALKHINNRLLENQDKFESVIWVTVSKASNVTKLQDAITCKLGLNISKYEDETTRAAKLYAMLSRKKRTVLILDDLWEVYRLEDVGIPEPTLENGCKLVLTTRSLDVCRGMSCIGIQMELLKKEEAQILFLDVVGQDVLHTSLKTIMNEIVEECGCLPLAIVTVAGSLKGTIDEFEWKSALAELKATRRGPNMMGPIFEKLEFSYNRLKDKRLQDCLLYCALYPEDYEIDRNDLIEYLIDEGIIEGMKSRQEAFEKGHSMLNRLENCCLLEGSMDYDKTKHVKMHDLVRDMALQLTSYSPRFLIEAGAGLKEIPEEENWTEDIVRASLMRNNILDIPSDASPKCPELLTLRLNYNILMSISDCFFTHMKCLSVLDLSYTSIKNLPESISDLVSLTALLLRRCEKLKYVPSLANLKALRRLDLSNAGITEVPEGMEMLSNLKYLNLDTRNIQMLPDGILPKLSHLQFLVFRLNASETMKLRGEELASLRKLETFIGRLYDINHFNTFVRAMVRKLTNYILQVGFHGFLEEAIYPYHPRKTVLLTKCTSSEGMLGEYLYLLPNDVEVLQILECHIVKSLCNLASLNNVTKLRKCYIAECDGMEYVLSSSSSCNGSLQSLETLELNGLCNLQGLISRERGASSLILLPPANFSSLQQIAIDSCPKVKELFMLEWLPHLQNLEKIDIQSCEQMEEIISATLDQDAGGTDIIKITLPKLKFLKLWGLPELKSFCSIGKVMVADSLQEISIWKCPKLKRIPFVDNEPCPPSLQSIDVHKQWWESLEWDHPNVKDVLQPLCKFWIHE
- the LOC107430202 gene encoding probable disease resistance protein At4g27220 isoform X2 — protein: MEIVGSIFVELVKQILTPIGKCCKYHRGINRYMKILHEKREELNSRKEDTEARIRVELLPGRKLKKEVELWLGKVEQINSEIKILQEEVGKGKYFSRSRLGGVVFKKIKEVEQIYQRGVFFDGLVEENPLFGDILPTTTLGGENTSKRKLEEIWACLENDEVRKVGVYGMGGIGKTTALKHINNRLLENQDKFESVIWVTVSKASNVTKLQDAITCKLGLNISKYEDETTRAAKLYAMLSRKKRTVLILDDLWEVYRLEDVGIPEPTLENGCKLVLTTRSLDVCRGMSCIGIQMELLKKEEAQILFLDVVGQDVLHTSLKTIMNEIVEECGCLPLAIVTVAGSLKGTIDEFEWKSALAELKATRRGPNMMGPIFEKLEFSYNRLKDKRLQDCLLYCALYPEDYEIDRNDLIEYLIDEGIIEGMKSRQEAFEKGHSMLNRLENCCLLEGSMDYDKTKHVKMHDLVRDMALQLTSYSPRFLIEAGAGLKEIPEEENWTEDIVRASLMRNNILDIPSDASPKCPELLTLRLNYNILMSISDCFFTHMKCLSVLDLSYTSIKNLPESISDLVSLTALLLRRCEKLKYVPSLANLKALRRLDLSNAGITEVPEGMEMLSNLKYLNLDTRNIQMLPDGILPKLSHLQFLVFRLNASETMKLRGEELASLRKLETFIGRLYDINHFNTFVRAMVRKLTNYILQVGFHGFLEEAIYPYHPRKTVLLTKCTSSEGMLGEYLYLLPNDVEVLQILECHIVKSLCNLASLNNVTKLRKCYIAECDGMEYVLSSSSSCNGSLQSLETLELNGLCNLQGLISRERGASSLILLPPANFSSLQQIAIDSCPKVKELFMLEWLPHLQNLEKIDIQSCEQMEEIISATLDQDAGGTDIIKITLPKLKFLKLWGLPELKSFCSIGKVMVADSLQEISIWKCPKLKRIPFVDNEPCPPSLQSIDVHKQWWESLEWDHPNVKDVLQPL
- the LOC107430314 gene encoding uncharacterized protein LOC107430314 gives rise to the protein MASLNDSKGSGTFHMTMVSEGSTQSKDGWRVMGNEEKKAALHEEMKRMNQLPANSSYASHRLRVINKVLSLMSLQRTTSQDKELELLFAGLSL